In one Nocardia tengchongensis genomic region, the following are encoded:
- a CDS encoding zinc-dependent metalloprotease, translating to MTGSENPTAPARTRTMLTGSVDWNMAARTGAALVPAGPRTSRYSAERAVAELAAASVRAEGPVREVSGLDDGSVVPDALIVDRPGWIRAAADSMSQLTGSGIEPGEKGKLVGKPAGMQAGAMLAFLSTAILGQYDPFTGPDGTLLLVAPNIMAVERALGVQPSDFRLWVCLHEVTHRVQFSSAPWIAGYMRSNVDTLGAAGDEPLADILARLAEAVKERRRGVEDPAGGVIGLLRATQSEPQRAALDRLLMLGTLLEGHADHVMDAVGPAVVPSVARIRAAFDQRRKRPANPIQRLLRALLGMDAKVAQYVRGKAFVDEVVDTVGMARFNTIWTEPETLPRTDEIGDPQRWVTRVLG from the coding sequence ATGACCGGATCCGAGAACCCCACCGCGCCCGCGCGTACCCGCACCATGCTGACCGGATCGGTCGACTGGAACATGGCCGCCCGCACCGGCGCGGCGCTGGTGCCCGCCGGACCCCGCACCTCCCGCTACTCGGCCGAGCGGGCCGTCGCCGAGCTCGCGGCGGCCTCGGTGCGCGCCGAAGGACCGGTGCGTGAGGTCAGCGGGCTCGACGACGGATCGGTGGTGCCCGACGCGCTGATCGTGGACCGGCCCGGCTGGATCCGGGCCGCCGCGGACTCCATGTCCCAGCTCACCGGCAGCGGCATCGAACCCGGCGAGAAGGGCAAACTCGTCGGCAAACCGGCCGGGATGCAGGCCGGGGCGATGCTGGCGTTCCTGTCCACCGCCATCCTCGGCCAGTACGACCCCTTCACCGGGCCCGACGGGACACTGCTGCTGGTCGCGCCCAACATCATGGCGGTGGAACGCGCACTCGGCGTGCAGCCCAGCGACTTCCGGCTCTGGGTGTGCCTGCACGAGGTCACCCACCGGGTCCAATTCTCTTCCGCCCCATGGATCGCCGGCTACATGCGCAGCAATGTCGACACCCTCGGCGCGGCGGGCGACGAACCCCTGGCCGACATCCTGGCCCGGCTCGCCGAAGCGGTGAAGGAACGCCGCCGCGGCGTCGAGGACCCCGCGGGCGGTGTGATCGGGCTGCTGCGCGCCACCCAGTCCGAACCGCAGCGCGCGGCCCTGGACCGACTACTCATGCTCGGCACCCTCCTGGAGGGTCACGCCGACCACGTCATGGACGCCGTCGGCCCCGCGGTCGTCCCCTCGGTCGCCCGCATCCGCGCCGCCTTCGATCAACGGCGCAAGCGGCCCGCCAACCCCATCCAGCGCCTGCTGCGCGCGCTGCTCGGCATGGACGCCAAGGTGGCCCAGTACGTGCGCGGCAAGGCGTTCGTCGACGAAGTAGTCGACACCGTCGGCATGGCCCGCTTCAACACCATCTGGACCGAGCCGGAAACCCTGCCCCGCACCGACGAGATCGGCGACCCGCAGCGCTGGGTCACCCGCGTCCTCGGCTGA
- the dacB gene encoding D-alanyl-D-alanine carboxypeptidase/D-alanyl-D-alanine-endopeptidase, producing MFGRNKQNIGGLEAKRRRRTWIVVSSLLVVMLVAATAVVLILKPWTEEFQHGGLTIADPPAPVKPIPQVAPAPVTAPAASTHGLTAALAPVVGNPDLGAFAASVSDGDTGKVLWTMDADKAMIPSSTAKILTVAAALLTLPDDHRVTTKVVTGSAPGEIVLVGGGDPTITAQPDGKGYYPDAPRLQDLVAQIKATGQRVDSITVDTSAYPGPNFAPGWDAADIAGGSIAPMDAVMIDGGRLDPLVEYSPRTATPALDAGRKLAGELGVDPAKVKAGNAPVSATQLAAVQSAPLRDRLLQAMVHSDNVLAEAIGREVAVAGGQEASFTGAVTALNTVLQAAGFDLTGLKMADNSGLSTDDRIPPRLLNRVLTVAALPNGAAPQDNSTADPAAVTTPGSPLAPLLDYLPVAGGTGSLATRYVDRDREGAGWIRAKTGTLSVSSALVGYVLDRDGRVLTFALMSNDRPPEVSRPALDAVANALRNCGCS from the coding sequence GTGTTTGGTCGGAACAAGCAGAACATCGGTGGTCTGGAGGCCAAGCGGCGCCGCAGAACCTGGATCGTGGTGTCATCGCTGCTGGTCGTCATGCTGGTGGCCGCGACGGCGGTGGTGCTGATCCTGAAGCCCTGGACCGAGGAGTTCCAGCACGGGGGCTTGACGATCGCCGACCCGCCCGCGCCCGTGAAACCGATCCCGCAGGTCGCGCCCGCTCCGGTGACCGCGCCCGCGGCCAGCACGCACGGTCTGACCGCCGCGCTCGCGCCCGTGGTCGGCAACCCCGACCTGGGCGCCTTCGCCGCGTCGGTGTCCGACGGCGACACCGGCAAGGTGCTGTGGACCATGGACGCCGACAAGGCCATGATCCCGTCGTCCACCGCCAAGATCCTGACCGTCGCGGCCGCCCTGCTGACCCTGCCCGACGACCACCGGGTGACCACCAAGGTGGTGACCGGCTCGGCGCCCGGCGAGATCGTGCTGGTCGGCGGCGGCGACCCCACCATCACCGCCCAGCCCGACGGCAAGGGCTACTACCCGGACGCGCCGCGCCTGCAGGACCTGGTCGCCCAGATCAAGGCCACCGGGCAGCGGGTCGACTCGATCACCGTCGACACCTCCGCCTACCCCGGGCCGAACTTCGCGCCCGGCTGGGACGCCGCCGACATCGCGGGCGGCTCCATCGCGCCCATGGACGCGGTGATGATCGACGGCGGCCGCCTCGACCCGCTCGTCGAATACTCGCCCCGTACAGCCACTCCCGCCCTCGACGCGGGCCGCAAACTGGCCGGCGAACTGGGTGTGGACCCCGCCAAGGTGAAGGCGGGCAACGCGCCCGTGAGCGCCACCCAGCTGGCCGCGGTGCAGTCCGCGCCGCTGCGGGACCGCCTGCTGCAGGCCATGGTGCACTCCGACAATGTGCTGGCCGAGGCCATCGGCCGCGAGGTCGCGGTGGCCGGCGGCCAGGAAGCCTCCTTTACCGGCGCGGTGACCGCGCTCAACACCGTGCTGCAGGCCGCCGGATTCGACCTGACCGGCCTGAAGATGGCCGACAACAGCGGACTCTCGACCGACGACCGGATTCCGCCGCGCCTGCTCAACCGGGTGCTGACGGTCGCCGCGCTGCCCAACGGCGCTGCTCCGCAAGACAATTCGACCGCCGACCCGGCCGCGGTCACCACCCCCGGCTCCCCGCTGGCGCCGCTGCTGGACTATCTGCCGGTCGCGGGCGGCACCGGCTCACTGGCGACCCGCTATGTGGATCGCGATCGCGAGGGCGCGGGTTGGATTCGCGCCAAAACCGGAACTCTGTCCGTATCGAGTGCGTTGGTCGGATATGTGCTGGACCGTGACGGACGGGTCCTGACGTTCGCGCTCATGTCGAACGATCGGCCGCCGGAGGTGAGCCGACCCGCGCTGGACGCCGTCGCCAACGCACTGCGCAACTGTGGCTGCTCCTGA
- a CDS encoding ATP-binding protein — translation MNDRPRLPETRAALELRRAVREWLGRYAPDGVVCVALSGGADSLALTAAACAEADVVDALIVDHGLQEGSGEVADRAAAAALRLGCRSAQVLRVRVERNGSAPAADRMNGQPTAEPDADGPDAEPQTPLGGRFPGGPEAAARRARYDALRAARQGLPVLLGHTLDDQAETVLLGLGRGSGARSIRGMAEFSEPWGRPLLGVRRQLTRELCAELGLEAWEDPHNSAPEFTRVRLRGEALPLLEEVLGGGVAEALARTAAQLREDSAVLDALAGELLAAARAGDGLGIETLATAQPAIRRRVIRAWLLERGAKSLTDSNLRAVEALVTRWLWAGRRRGGRFAQWDEVGCRA, via the coding sequence GTGAACGATCGGCCCCGACTACCCGAGACGCGCGCCGCGCTGGAGCTGCGCCGGGCCGTCCGGGAATGGCTGGGCCGCTACGCCCCCGACGGCGTGGTCTGCGTGGCCCTCTCCGGTGGCGCGGACTCGCTGGCGCTGACCGCCGCGGCCTGCGCCGAAGCCGATGTGGTGGACGCGCTGATCGTCGATCACGGACTACAGGAGGGATCCGGCGAGGTCGCGGACCGCGCCGCCGCCGCGGCACTGCGACTGGGCTGCCGGTCCGCCCAGGTATTGCGCGTCCGCGTCGAGCGCAACGGGTCGGCCCCGGCGGCGGATCGGATGAACGGGCAGCCGACCGCTGAACCGGACGCGGACGGGCCGGATGCCGAGCCCCAGACCCCGCTCGGAGGCAGGTTCCCGGGTGGACCGGAGGCGGCGGCCCGGCGGGCGCGCTACGACGCGCTGCGGGCCGCGCGGCAGGGATTGCCCGTGCTGCTCGGGCACACCCTCGACGATCAGGCCGAGACCGTGCTGCTCGGGCTCGGGCGGGGGTCGGGGGCGCGGTCGATTCGGGGGATGGCGGAGTTCTCGGAGCCGTGGGGGCGGCCGCTGCTCGGGGTGCGGCGGCAGCTGACCCGGGAGCTGTGCGCGGAGCTCGGGCTCGAGGCTTGGGAGGATCCGCACAACAGCGCGCCGGAGTTCACCCGGGTGCGGCTGCGCGGGGAGGCGCTGCCGCTGCTGGAGGAGGTGCTCGGGGGCGGGGTGGCCGAGGCGCTGGCCCGGACCGCGGCGCAGCTGCGGGAGGACTCGGCGGTGCTGGACGCACTCGCCGGGGAGTTGCTGGCGGCCGCGCGGGCGGGGGACGGGCTCGGAATCGAGACGCTCGCCACTGCGCAGCCCGCGATCCGCCGCCGCGTCATTCGCGCGTGGCTGCTCGAGCGTGGCGCGAAATCATTGACGGACAGCAATTTACGCGCGGTGGAGGCGCTGGTCACGCGGTGGCTGTGGGCAGGGCGGCGTCGCGGTGGGAGGTTCGCCCAGTGGGACGAGGTTGGTTGCCGCGCGTGA
- a CDS encoding protein kinase, whose amino-acid sequence MLHHDIRPAKVLFTAEGVPKLADFALGPMYWSTGVTDAHGAGANDAGALRYRSPEALATLLNPAAPAPESPSDIYSLGMVLWEMLTGTLPFDDSEVVDAETAEPGAAPNRAEVVRALLARRMAGVPPEALDDLPPDTPATLRRVLLECLRPDAARRWQSGAQLAGQLDLCLDPDARDLVDPPAHTLWARLRAWPVPIAMLCVGLPNALASWYNIQINQSLIVNELSAADQHRFEQVALVTNLAAFPVAALLLLWLARRPLTVSYRLGRGHDYTPDQLARARSDTLLIGERVVWVPFVMWLIAGIVWPLALAWEGADLPHMAFAHFFTAQVVCATIALAYPFFLIMVYAVRSLYPQLLARGSVGHADRRQLAALARRSNFYLAAAASVPLLGVASVTFVSTADLGLVIVPLRILSVGGVLAFVVIYRLSRMLEADLAALVRAIPEGGH is encoded by the coding sequence GTGCTGCACCACGATATCCGGCCCGCCAAAGTGCTGTTCACGGCCGAGGGCGTGCCGAAACTCGCGGATTTCGCACTGGGGCCGATGTATTGGAGCACCGGGGTCACCGATGCGCATGGCGCGGGCGCGAATGATGCCGGGGCACTGCGATATCGATCCCCCGAGGCGCTGGCGACGCTGCTGAATCCGGCCGCGCCGGCGCCGGAATCTCCGAGCGACATCTACTCGCTCGGTATGGTGCTGTGGGAAATGCTCACCGGCACACTGCCGTTCGACGACTCCGAGGTGGTCGATGCCGAGACGGCTGAGCCGGGGGCGGCGCCGAACAGGGCCGAGGTGGTGCGGGCACTGCTGGCCCGCCGGATGGCCGGTGTCCCGCCGGAAGCGCTGGACGACCTCCCGCCCGACACCCCGGCCACACTGCGCCGGGTGCTGCTGGAATGCCTGCGCCCCGACGCCGCCCGGCGCTGGCAGAGCGGCGCTCAGCTGGCCGGGCAGCTGGACCTGTGCCTGGACCCCGACGCCCGGGACCTGGTGGACCCGCCCGCGCACACGCTCTGGGCGCGATTGCGGGCCTGGCCGGTGCCGATCGCGATGCTGTGCGTCGGCCTGCCGAACGCACTGGCCAGTTGGTACAACATCCAGATCAACCAGAGCCTCATCGTGAACGAGCTGTCGGCGGCGGATCAGCACCGGTTCGAGCAGGTGGCGCTGGTCACCAATCTGGCGGCCTTCCCGGTGGCGGCGCTGCTGTTGTTGTGGCTGGCGCGGCGGCCGCTGACCGTGTCGTATCGGCTGGGGCGCGGGCACGACTACACACCGGATCAGCTGGCCCGGGCGCGCTCCGACACCCTGCTGATCGGGGAGCGGGTGGTGTGGGTGCCGTTCGTGATGTGGCTGATCGCCGGGATCGTGTGGCCGCTGGCGCTGGCGTGGGAGGGAGCGGACCTGCCGCACATGGCGTTCGCGCATTTCTTCACCGCGCAGGTGGTGTGCGCGACCATCGCGCTGGCCTATCCGTTCTTCCTCATCATGGTGTACGCGGTGCGGTCGCTGTATCCGCAGTTGCTGGCGCGCGGTTCGGTCGGGCACGCGGACCGGCGGCAGTTGGCGGCGCTGGCGCGGCGCAGCAATTTCTATCTGGCCGCGGCGGCCTCGGTGCCGTTGCTGGGCGTGGCCAGCGTGACCTTCGTGTCGACCGCGGATCTGGGGCTGGTGATCGTGCCGTTGCGGATCCTCAGCGTGGGCGGGGTGCTGGCGTTCGTGGTGATCTACCGGTTGTCACGGATGCTGGAGGCCGATCTGGCGGCGCTGGTTCGCGCCATTCCCGAAGGCGGGCACTGA
- a CDS encoding serine/threonine-protein kinase: MDESVPSQMGADMASGSDHRSGAFSAGTESTAVAAFAAAWDTAAAPPLIADYLPDAGTLRRGALIELIRVDMRHRWLRRSDADASPPKRLADYSAEFPELTVRDLPAGLVYEEFVIRRHSGERVDPRDCLREYPDQAGALRQLLIDDEDQSTRRAGPGESTRGDFELDESTRGVWLDDSESTRIDATTRTPPPLEGDTTRVPDSGELTQYEDPSQLISDPADPTRVTGGGITTPDTGALLDRIEIGQRIDDFDLLTNLGSGAFARVFLARQRSLQRLVAVKISADHGTEPQTLAQLDHDYIVRVFDQRLLSDLRTESGRRLRLLYMQFLPGGTLLGVLRWVRATPPAQRSGKLLLDAVDAAMEEKGEIRPTDSSVRAELAGLSWPETVAWLGRRLAEALDYADSHGVLHRDVKPANVLLTAEAVPKLADFNISFSRNLDSSSPVSYFGGSLSYMSPEQLEACHPAAATSAADLDTRADIFSLGVVLWELLTGAKPFDDTTAGPGDHGDRTTLEGMLARRRSGVDTAALERVPPDCPAALRRVLLTCLEPDRDQRWSSGAILATQLDMCLDERARDLVDPPPHSWRMRLRPWLIPLVTLAVVVPNTLSSLYNIAHNRAFIISHLPDEAMRTFFLTTSGVNIVFFPLGTALIAYLCRYVLFVPRGLRKGREYSAATLRRARKDVLLAGERISLVVFSLWVVASFTFPLVLRMTATDLPARGVVHFLVSLVVCGAMAVAYPFFLVAFYLVRCIYPMFLRHGDISSEDAVWLHRLGRRCTTYLAVAASVPLLAVAGVTFLPPDDIPHVIVAVRVLSVGGIAAFVLIYGIFRALEADLAALERVVAPARSAQENGPGPDAGAEP, translated from the coding sequence ATCGACGAATCCGTGCCGAGCCAGATGGGTGCGGACATGGCTTCTGGTTCCGACCACCGTTCCGGCGCGTTCTCTGCCGGAACCGAATCGACTGCGGTCGCCGCGTTCGCGGCCGCGTGGGATACCGCTGCGGCTCCACCCCTGATCGCCGACTATCTGCCCGATGCCGGCACCCTGCGCCGCGGCGCGCTGATCGAGCTCATTCGCGTCGACATGCGGCATCGATGGCTGCGCCGTTCGGACGCGGACGCGTCCCCGCCGAAACGGCTGGCCGACTACAGCGCCGAATTCCCCGAGCTCACCGTGCGCGACCTGCCCGCCGGGCTGGTCTACGAGGAGTTCGTCATCCGCCGCCACAGCGGGGAGCGGGTGGACCCGCGCGACTGCCTGCGCGAGTACCCGGATCAGGCGGGCGCCCTGCGGCAGTTGCTCATCGACGACGAGGACCAGAGCACCCGCCGGGCCGGACCGGGCGAATCCACCCGCGGTGACTTCGAGCTCGACGAGTCCACCCGCGGCGTCTGGCTCGACGACTCCGAATCGACCCGGATCGACGCCACCACCCGTACCCCGCCGCCGCTCGAGGGCGACACCACCCGGGTGCCCGACAGCGGCGAGCTGACCCAGTACGAGGACCCCTCGCAGCTGATCTCCGACCCGGCCGACCCCACCCGGGTCACCGGCGGCGGCATCACCACGCCCGATACCGGAGCGCTGCTCGACCGCATCGAGATCGGCCAGCGCATCGACGATTTCGATCTGTTGACCAATCTCGGCTCCGGCGCGTTCGCCCGCGTCTTCCTGGCCCGGCAGCGCTCGCTGCAACGCCTGGTCGCGGTGAAGATCTCCGCCGACCACGGCACCGAGCCGCAGACCCTGGCCCAGCTCGACCACGACTACATCGTGCGCGTCTTCGACCAGCGGCTGCTGTCGGACCTGCGCACCGAATCCGGACGCCGGCTGCGGCTGCTGTACATGCAGTTCCTGCCCGGCGGCACCCTGCTCGGCGTGCTGCGCTGGGTGCGGGCCACCCCGCCCGCGCAGCGCAGCGGGAAACTGCTGCTCGACGCGGTCGACGCCGCCATGGAGGAGAAGGGCGAGATCCGGCCCACCGACTCCAGCGTGCGCGCCGAACTGGCCGGGCTGAGCTGGCCGGAAACCGTGGCCTGGCTGGGCCGCCGGCTGGCCGAGGCGCTGGACTACGCGGACTCGCACGGGGTGCTGCACCGCGACGTGAAACCCGCCAATGTGCTGCTCACCGCCGAGGCGGTACCCAAGCTGGCTGATTTCAATATCAGTTTCAGCCGCAATCTGGACAGTTCCAGCCCGGTCTCCTACTTCGGTGGTTCGCTGTCCTACATGTCCCCGGAACAGCTGGAAGCCTGCCATCCGGCGGCCGCCACCAGTGCCGCCGACCTGGACACCCGCGCCGACATCTTCTCCCTCGGCGTGGTGCTGTGGGAGCTGCTGACCGGCGCGAAACCCTTCGACGACACCACCGCCGGACCCGGCGACCACGGCGACCGCACCACCCTCGAGGGCATGCTGGCCCGCCGCCGCAGCGGCGTCGACACCGCCGCCCTGGAACGGGTGCCGCCCGACTGCCCGGCCGCGCTGCGCCGGGTGCTGCTCACCTGCCTCGAACCCGACCGCGACCAACGCTGGAGCAGCGGCGCGATCCTGGCCACCCAGCTCGATATGTGCCTGGACGAACGCGCCCGCGACCTGGTCGACCCGCCGCCGCACAGCTGGCGGATGCGCCTGCGGCCGTGGCTGATTCCACTGGTCACCCTGGCCGTGGTGGTGCCGAACACGCTCTCCTCGCTGTACAACATCGCGCACAACCGGGCCTTCATCATCAGCCACCTGCCCGACGAGGCCATGCGCACCTTCTTCCTCACCACCTCGGGTGTGAACATCGTGTTCTTCCCGCTCGGTACCGCCCTCATCGCCTATCTGTGCCGGTATGTGCTCTTCGTGCCACGCGGACTGCGCAAAGGCCGCGAGTACAGCGCGGCGACGCTACGCAGAGCGCGCAAGGACGTGCTGCTGGCCGGGGAACGCATCTCGCTGGTGGTGTTCTCGCTGTGGGTGGTCGCGAGCTTCACCTTCCCGCTGGTGCTGCGCATGACCGCCACCGACCTACCGGCGCGCGGCGTCGTGCACTTCCTGGTGTCGCTGGTGGTGTGCGGGGCGATGGCGGTGGCGTATCCGTTCTTCCTGGTCGCCTTCTATCTGGTGCGGTGCATCTATCCGATGTTCCTGCGGCACGGCGACATCAGCTCCGAGGACGCGGTCTGGCTGCACCGGCTCGGCCGCCGCTGCACCACCTATCTGGCGGTGGCGGCGTCGGTGCCGCTGCTGGCGGTGGCGGGCGTGACCTTCCTGCCGCCGGACGACATTCCGCACGTGATCGTCGCGGTGCGGGTGCTCAGCGTCGGCGGCATCGCGGCCTTCGTGCTGATCTACGGCATCTTCCGGGCGCTCGAAGCCGACCTGGCGGCCCTGGAACGGGTGGTGGCGCCGGCCCGGTCGGCGCAGGAGAACGGTCCCGGCCCGGACGCGGGTGCGGAACCGTGA
- a CDS encoding LysR family transcriptional regulator, whose amino-acid sequence MDPHLRDLRYFVAVAEELHFTNAAQRLHIAQPTLSRQIRQLERQLDVVLFDRNQRSVALTVAGKELLEGARKILELWEVTNVALQEAGEVLRVGIQSSIGRGLITDLESASGHRLALHSASWTDPSSGLAGRQADLALMWLPVPDTSRYRWQVLRTEPRWVLLPENHALAGQESIDFADLLDEPFVAMPAEAGAARDFWLGSDARAGRQARIGAEAATAEERLEAVSLGLGVCLLAENNVPMYRWPGLTARPVTGLAPCELAVAWRADDDRPTILEFAARVLDGGFAEQEPLAAV is encoded by the coding sequence ATGGACCCGCATTTGCGCGACCTGCGGTATTTCGTCGCCGTCGCTGAGGAACTGCATTTCACCAACGCGGCGCAACGGCTGCACATCGCTCAACCCACCCTGTCACGACAGATCCGGCAGCTGGAACGCCAGCTGGACGTCGTGCTGTTCGACCGCAACCAGCGCAGCGTGGCCCTGACCGTCGCCGGCAAGGAACTGCTCGAAGGCGCCCGGAAGATCCTGGAGCTCTGGGAAGTCACCAATGTCGCCCTGCAGGAGGCCGGTGAGGTGCTGCGCGTCGGCATCCAGTCCTCCATCGGGCGCGGCCTGATCACGGATCTGGAGAGCGCCAGCGGCCACCGGCTCGCCCTGCACTCCGCGTCCTGGACCGACCCGTCCAGTGGCCTGGCCGGCCGCCAGGCGGACCTGGCGCTGATGTGGCTGCCCGTACCCGACACCAGCCGCTACCGGTGGCAGGTGCTGCGTACGGAGCCGCGCTGGGTACTGCTGCCGGAGAACCACGCGCTGGCCGGACAGGAGAGCATCGACTTCGCCGACCTGCTGGACGAGCCCTTCGTCGCCATGCCCGCCGAAGCCGGTGCGGCCCGCGACTTCTGGCTCGGCTCCGACGCCCGCGCCGGCCGCCAGGCCCGGATCGGGGCGGAAGCCGCCACCGCCGAGGAACGCCTCGAGGCGGTCAGCCTCGGCCTGGGCGTCTGCCTGCTGGCCGAGAACAATGTCCCCATGTACCGCTGGCCGGGCCTGACCGCCCGCCCGGTGACCGGCCTCGCCCCGTGCGAACTCGCGGTCGCCTGGCGTGCTGACGACGACCGCCCGACCATCCTTGAGTTCGCGGCCCGCGTCCTCGACGGCGGCTTCGCCGAGCAGGAGCCCCTCGCGGCCGTCTAG
- a CDS encoding amidase, translated as MYDEGTALAAGIADAGTTEDVAVAVTGRDRGENVADSDNAPERPAVDLTTAIGVATAVQNGWLSPEDAVEAALTRIRGRDRKLNAFSLVREEAARAEARAVAERADLDMLPLAGVPIAVKNNIDVAGEVTRGGSLAGSDAAAGDDHPVVRRLRAAGAVVVGLTHMPEFGLWGVTDEPGSITRSPWNTRYSAGGSSGGSGAAVGSGMVPIAHGNDGLGSVRIPAACCGVVGLKPGRGLVPAEVGLDAWGGMTENGVLATTVADTALMLSVLADRPDLADLDTPQTLRIGLATGAPVPLTHVDLAWTAAADKAAAAASLAGHIIGVAELPYQGVTFALLLRWLANAAREAAIVAHPERLQRRTRTHVALGNAVLKSGLLRASQVDRVEARLLDYFERYDVVITPTLATAAPRARRWHSRPWPANVLANVKFSPFTPLWNLVGWPAISIPMGLHPRSGTPVAAQIAGPPGSESTILRLAAQIEAAHPWQRVVS; from the coding sequence ATGTACGACGAGGGCACGGCCTTGGCGGCGGGGATCGCCGATGCCGGCACCACCGAGGACGTGGCGGTGGCAGTCACCGGGCGGGACAGGGGAGAAAACGTGGCCGATTCCGACAATGCACCCGAGCGTCCCGCCGTGGACCTGACCACGGCCATCGGCGTCGCCACCGCCGTGCAGAACGGCTGGCTATCCCCCGAGGACGCCGTCGAAGCCGCCCTGACCCGGATCCGCGGGCGGGACCGGAAGCTGAACGCCTTCAGCCTGGTTCGCGAGGAAGCCGCCCGCGCCGAGGCCCGCGCCGTCGCCGAACGCGCCGATCTGGACATGCTGCCGCTGGCGGGGGTGCCGATCGCGGTCAAGAACAACATCGACGTGGCCGGCGAGGTGACCCGCGGCGGCTCGCTGGCCGGGTCCGACGCGGCCGCCGGCGACGATCACCCCGTGGTGCGGCGGCTGCGAGCCGCGGGCGCGGTGGTCGTCGGCCTCACCCACATGCCGGAGTTCGGGCTGTGGGGTGTCACCGACGAGCCGGGCAGCATCACCCGCAGCCCGTGGAACACCCGCTACTCGGCGGGCGGTTCGTCGGGCGGTTCCGGCGCGGCCGTCGGCTCCGGCATGGTGCCGATCGCGCACGGCAACGACGGGCTCGGCTCGGTGCGCATTCCGGCCGCCTGCTGCGGCGTGGTCGGTCTCAAGCCCGGCCGCGGTCTGGTGCCCGCCGAGGTGGGCCTCGATGCCTGGGGTGGAATGACCGAAAACGGCGTTCTCGCAACGACTGTCGCCGACACCGCGCTCATGCTGTCGGTGCTCGCGGACCGTCCCGATCTGGCCGACCTGGACACGCCGCAGACGCTGCGCATCGGTCTGGCGACCGGGGCGCCGGTGCCGCTCACCCACGTCGACCTGGCCTGGACCGCCGCCGCCGACAAGGCCGCGGCGGCCGCGTCGCTGGCCGGGCACATCATCGGCGTGGCCGAACTCCCTTACCAGGGCGTGACTTTCGCGCTGCTGCTGCGCTGGCTGGCCAATGCCGCCCGCGAGGCCGCGATCGTCGCGCACCCGGAACGGCTGCAGCGGCGCACCCGGACGCACGTCGCGCTCGGCAACGCCGTGCTGAAGTCCGGTCTGCTGCGCGCGTCGCAGGTCGACCGGGTCGAGGCCCGGCTGCTGGACTACTTCGAGCGCTACGACGTGGTCATCACACCCACCCTGGCGACCGCGGCGCCGCGCGCCCGCCGCTGGCATTCGCGCCCGTGGCCGGCGAATGTGCTTGCCAACGTGAAGTTCTCGCCGTTCACGCCGCTGTGGAATCTGGTCGGCTGGCCGGCCATCTCCATTCCGATGGGCCTGCACCCGCGTTCCGGCACGCCGGTCGCGGCGCAGATCGCGGGACCGCCCGGAAGCGAGTCCACCATCCTGCGGCTGGCCGCGCAGATCGAGGCCGCGCACCCCTGGCAGCGCGTCGTCTCCTGA
- the hpt gene encoding hypoxanthine phosphoribosyltransferase: protein MYGDDIASVLISEDQIAAKVEELAELVAKRYPADAPEGDLLLVGVLKGAIFFMTDLAKKLTVPTQMEFMAVSSYGSSTSSSGVVRIMKDLDKDIAGRNVLIVEDIIDSGLTLSWLLRNLSSRNPASLEVVTLLRKPDALRTQVDVMAVGFDIPNEFVVGYGLDYAERYRDLPYIGTLDPKVYGGE from the coding sequence GTGTACGGGGACGACATCGCGTCGGTGCTGATCAGCGAAGACCAGATCGCCGCCAAGGTCGAGGAACTGGCCGAACTGGTCGCCAAGCGCTATCCCGCCGACGCTCCCGAGGGCGACCTGCTGCTGGTGGGCGTACTCAAGGGCGCGATCTTCTTCATGACCGATCTGGCCAAGAAGCTCACCGTGCCGACGCAGATGGAGTTCATGGCCGTCTCGTCGTACGGCTCCTCCACCTCGTCCTCGGGTGTCGTGCGCATCATGAAGGACCTGGACAAGGACATCGCCGGGCGCAACGTGCTGATCGTCGAGGACATCATCGACTCCGGTCTGACGCTGTCGTGGCTGCTGCGCAACCTGTCCAGCCGCAACCCGGCCTCGCTCGAGGTGGTGACGCTGCTGCGCAAGCCCGACGCGCTGCGCACCCAGGTGGACGTGATGGCCGTCGGCTTCGACATCCCGAACGAGTTCGTGGTCGGCTACGGCCTCGACTACGCCGAGCGGTACCGCGATCTGCCTTACATCGGCACCTTGGATCCGAAGGTCTACGGCGGGGAGTAA